The following proteins are co-located in the Rhodococcus opacus B4 genome:
- a CDS encoding TetR/AcrR family transcriptional regulator — translation MANDDVKDPEQVTGSMTKLDKAAKPDGRKRRWREHKIARREELVDGTIAAIRLRGRDIGMDEIASEIGVSKTVLYRYFADKSDLTNATMARYVETTLAPRIYEAIGGDLDDFELTRATITAYVETVASDPDVYLYIMANGSGPGRETVADSERMIAEVLSTVLGERLRQMEMDSGGAVPWAYGIVGGVQLATHWWISNRSMSVEDLINYLTMMTWGGVTGIAAVNGSPARFNAIPHPLLPPADATD, via the coding sequence GTGGCGAACGACGACGTGAAGGATCCCGAGCAGGTGACCGGGTCGATGACGAAGCTGGACAAGGCGGCTAAGCCCGACGGGCGCAAGCGCCGCTGGCGTGAGCACAAGATCGCGCGCCGAGAAGAACTCGTCGACGGAACGATCGCCGCCATCCGCCTGCGTGGACGAGATATCGGGATGGACGAGATCGCATCCGAGATCGGTGTCTCCAAGACCGTGCTGTACCGGTATTTCGCGGACAAGAGCGACCTGACGAACGCGACCATGGCTCGGTACGTGGAGACCACGCTCGCCCCCCGGATCTACGAGGCCATCGGCGGAGACCTGGACGACTTCGAGCTGACCCGCGCCACGATCACCGCGTACGTCGAGACGGTGGCGTCGGATCCCGACGTCTACCTCTACATCATGGCCAACGGTTCCGGCCCCGGCCGCGAGACGGTCGCCGACTCCGAGCGGATGATCGCCGAGGTGCTTTCCACCGTTCTCGGCGAGCGGCTGCGGCAGATGGAGATGGACTCCGGCGGCGCAGTTCCGTGGGCGTACGGCATCGTCGGCGGCGTGCAACTGGCCACCCACTGGTGGATCTCCAACCGGTCTATGTCGGTCGAGGATCTGATCAACTACCTCACGATGATGACCTGGGGTGGAGTCACGGGCATTGCCGCGGTCAACGGTTCGCCCGCCCGCTTCAATGCGATCCCGCACCCGCTGCTGCCGCCTGCCGACGCGACCGATTAG
- a CDS encoding flavin-containing monooxygenase — translation MGGEVHPCRVLVIGTGFSGLGTAIQLRKRGRDDFILLEKAQEVGGTWRENTYPGCACDVPSHLYSFSFEPNADWTQMWSGQAEIFDYLRGLADKYDLRRNIHFGRTMTGGHWDAEHRRWHIHTASGDEYVAQFVVSGIGSLHIPNVPDLPGADTFEGTAFHSARWNHDYDLRGKKVAVIGTGASAVQFVPEIVGEVAELQLYQRTPPWVIPGLNFRIPPRARRLFGRVPLVRRMVRAAVYWTYESLALGFNGHFRLMKPLESAARGNLNRTVTDPELRRKLTPSYVIGCKRILGSDRYYPALIAPHSVVITEGIAQVRPHAIVAGDGTERDVDAIIYATGFHVTDGFDSIALTGVDGRRLADEWQEHGIRTHLGITVAGYPNAFFLLGPNTGLGHNSVVFMIESQIRYVLRLMDLVDRRGADAAVVRSAVQSSSNSDIQRKLSKGVWSRGGCVSWYLDSHGVNRAIWPGSTVRYWRQTRSVDPADFEFTPG, via the coding sequence GTGGGCGGCGAGGTGCATCCGTGTCGTGTCCTGGTGATCGGGACAGGGTTCTCCGGTCTGGGCACGGCCATCCAGCTACGCAAGCGTGGGCGCGACGACTTCATCCTGCTGGAGAAGGCGCAGGAGGTCGGTGGCACGTGGCGGGAGAACACGTACCCGGGCTGTGCGTGCGACGTGCCCTCGCACCTGTACTCGTTCTCGTTCGAGCCGAACGCGGACTGGACGCAGATGTGGTCGGGGCAGGCGGAGATCTTCGACTATCTGCGCGGACTGGCCGACAAGTACGACCTGCGGCGCAACATTCATTTCGGCCGCACGATGACGGGCGGCCACTGGGACGCCGAACACCGCCGGTGGCACATCCACACCGCGTCGGGCGACGAGTACGTCGCGCAGTTCGTCGTGTCCGGGATCGGCTCCCTTCACATCCCGAACGTCCCGGACCTGCCGGGCGCCGACACGTTCGAGGGCACCGCGTTTCATTCGGCGCGGTGGAACCACGACTACGACCTGCGGGGCAAGAAGGTCGCGGTGATCGGGACGGGCGCCAGCGCGGTTCAGTTCGTTCCCGAGATCGTGGGCGAGGTCGCCGAGTTGCAGTTGTATCAGCGGACGCCGCCCTGGGTCATCCCGGGCCTCAATTTCCGTATTCCGCCGAGGGCGCGGCGCCTGTTCGGCCGGGTTCCGCTGGTGCGGCGGATGGTGCGCGCCGCGGTCTACTGGACGTACGAATCGCTCGCGCTCGGATTCAACGGCCACTTCCGCCTGATGAAGCCGCTCGAGAGCGCGGCGCGGGGGAATCTGAACAGGACCGTCACCGACCCCGAGTTGCGCCGCAAGCTCACCCCGTCCTACGTCATCGGCTGCAAGAGGATCCTCGGATCGGACCGGTACTACCCGGCGCTGATCGCACCGCATTCGGTCGTGATCACCGAGGGCATCGCGCAGGTCCGGCCGCACGCCATCGTGGCGGGGGACGGGACGGAACGGGATGTGGACGCGATCATCTACGCCACCGGGTTCCACGTCACCGACGGCTTCGACAGCATCGCCCTCACCGGGGTCGACGGCAGGCGCCTCGCCGACGAATGGCAGGAGCACGGGATTCGCACCCACCTGGGAATCACCGTCGCGGGTTACCCCAACGCGTTCTTCCTCCTCGGCCCCAACACCGGGCTCGGTCACAATTCGGTGGTGTTCATGATCGAGTCGCAGATTCGTTACGTTCTCCGGCTGATGGATCTCGTCGACCGGCGCGGCGCGGACGCTGCGGTCGTCCGTTCGGCGGTGCAGAGCAGCTCCAACTCGGATATTCAGCGGAAGCTGTCGAAGGGTGTGTGGTCCCGCGGCGGATGCGTGAGCTGGTATCTCGACTCGCACGGCGTGAACCGCGCGATCTGGCCGGGCTCGACCGTGCGGTACTGGCGGCAGACGCGGTCGGTCGATCCGGCGGACTTCGAGTTCACACCCGGCTGA
- a CDS encoding DUF445 domain-containing protein, translated as MDQLSLSAFDDEAKRRDLRKMKAVATGFLVFATVVYLVCRWQESRGAGEWVGYVRAASEAGMVGALADWFAVTALFRHPLGLPIPHTAIIKRKKDQLGASLSSFVGQNFLAPEVVSAKVEAAEIPLRLGTWMAQPKHAARVAAETATILRGFVEILRDEDVQQIIDTTLVRRLAEPQWGPPIGRVLGELLRENRQLPILDLLAERAHQWALGSQETIDRIVSRDSPAWSPKFVDAMLGEKIHRELVEFTWKVRSNPEHEVRQAANRFLVDFADDLQNDPATMEKAEKIKAEIMGREEVTGLAAATWKVAKRLIMESVDDPDSTLRTKVAENVVRFGERLRDDHELRTKVDGWVLAGTRYIVVHYTDEITAIISDTVERWDAEEASKKIELQVGRDLQFIRINGTVVGSIAGLLIYTFSTLLFG; from the coding sequence GTGGATCAATTGAGCCTTTCCGCCTTCGACGACGAAGCGAAGCGTCGCGATCTTCGCAAGATGAAGGCTGTCGCGACGGGCTTCCTCGTCTTCGCCACCGTGGTCTACCTCGTGTGCCGGTGGCAGGAATCGCGAGGCGCCGGCGAATGGGTCGGATACGTCCGGGCCGCGTCGGAGGCCGGTATGGTCGGCGCGCTGGCCGACTGGTTCGCGGTGACGGCCCTGTTCCGGCATCCTCTGGGGTTGCCGATCCCGCACACCGCGATCATCAAGCGCAAGAAGGATCAGCTGGGGGCGAGCCTCAGCAGCTTCGTCGGCCAGAACTTCCTGGCCCCCGAGGTGGTGTCGGCCAAGGTGGAGGCCGCGGAGATCCCGCTCCGGCTGGGCACCTGGATGGCGCAGCCCAAGCATGCCGCGCGGGTCGCCGCCGAGACAGCCACCATCCTGCGCGGCTTCGTCGAGATCCTGCGCGACGAGGACGTGCAGCAGATCATCGACACCACGCTGGTGCGCCGGCTGGCCGAGCCCCAGTGGGGGCCGCCGATCGGACGGGTGCTCGGCGAACTCCTGCGCGAGAACCGGCAGCTGCCGATCCTGGATCTGCTCGCCGAGCGGGCTCACCAGTGGGCGCTCGGGAGTCAGGAGACCATCGACCGGATCGTCAGCCGCGATTCGCCCGCCTGGTCGCCCAAGTTCGTGGACGCCATGCTCGGCGAGAAGATCCACCGGGAACTCGTCGAATTCACCTGGAAGGTGCGGTCCAACCCGGAGCACGAGGTGCGGCAGGCGGCCAACCGGTTCCTCGTCGACTTCGCCGACGACCTGCAGAACGATCCCGCGACCATGGAGAAGGCCGAGAAGATCAAGGCCGAGATCATGGGACGCGAGGAGGTGACCGGCCTCGCCGCGGCGACGTGGAAGGTGGCCAAGCGCCTGATCATGGAGTCCGTCGACGACCCGGACAGCACGCTGCGCACGAAGGTCGCGGAGAACGTCGTCCGCTTCGGCGAGCGGCTGCGCGACGACCACGAGCTGAGGACCAAGGTCGACGGGTGGGTGCTCGCCGGTACGCGGTACATCGTCGTCCACTACACCGACGAGATCACCGCGATCATCTCCGACACCGTCGAGCGCTGGGACGCCGAGGAGGCGTCGAAGAAGATCGAGCTCCAAGTGGGACGCGATCTCCAGTTCATCCGGATCAACGGCACCGTGGTCGGGTCGATCGCGGGCCTGCTGATCTACACGTTCTCGACACTGCTGTTCGGCTGA
- a CDS encoding helix-turn-helix domain-containing protein, with the protein MASDDRDAAGAGDLAARVVSNAAHDIGGFIRAQREAAQVSMRQLAQLAGVSNPYLSQIERGLRKPSAEVLGQIAKGLRVSSEVLYVQAGYLEQRPHGPLRDALLADTAITERQKQVLLEIYESFCRENESAEAAESRTSELRTEEHQRSDSQTPEPEPPTVEEEKADD; encoded by the coding sequence ATGGCCAGCGATGACCGCGATGCGGCCGGTGCAGGAGATCTGGCAGCTCGCGTAGTCAGCAACGCCGCTCACGACATCGGAGGTTTCATTCGTGCCCAGCGCGAAGCGGCCCAGGTGTCGATGCGGCAGCTGGCGCAGCTGGCCGGTGTCAGTAATCCGTATCTGAGTCAGATCGAGCGTGGGTTGCGCAAGCCCTCGGCCGAGGTGCTTGGGCAGATAGCCAAGGGGCTCCGGGTCTCTTCGGAGGTCCTGTACGTCCAGGCGGGTTACCTCGAGCAGCGGCCACACGGTCCCCTCCGTGACGCTCTGCTCGCGGATACGGCCATCACGGAGCGGCAGAAGCAAGTGCTGCTCGAGATCTACGAGTCGTTCTGTCGTGAGAACGAATCGGCGGAAGCGGCCGAATCCCGGACGTCCGAGCTTCGGACAGAAGAACACCAGCGTTCTGATTCCCAGACGCCGGAACCAGAACCCCCCACCGTTGAAGAGGAGAAAGCCGATGACTGA
- a CDS encoding DUF2231 domain-containing protein: MNLERLFRKAEAAEFLDGGSRFLQQRIQGALGSSDAGALLRGDAGALLRGDTGALLRGDTGALLRGDTGALLRGDTGALLRGSWLGHPVHPVLVSVPIGAWVGASVFDLAFRDHVGARRLIALGLLATPPTLMTGWADWAERDTRQRRVGLIHAGANAIGVVAMLASYVRRRHGTDGRAVATSTAGLLAIGLGGALGGHLTYAMGAGVDGVREGPRPDSLVTSVG, encoded by the coding sequence ATGAACCTCGAACGGCTGTTCCGGAAAGCGGAAGCCGCCGAGTTCCTCGACGGCGGCAGCCGGTTTCTGCAGCAGCGGATCCAGGGGGCGCTCGGCTCATCCGACGCGGGTGCGCTGTTGCGTGGCGACGCGGGTGCGCTGTTGCGTGGCGACACGGGTGCGCTGTTGCGTGGCGACACGGGTGCGCTGTTGCGTGGCGACACGGGTGCGCTGTTGCGTGGCGACACGGGTGCGCTGTTGCGCGGGTCCTGGCTCGGGCATCCCGTGCATCCCGTTCTCGTCAGCGTTCCCATCGGGGCGTGGGTCGGCGCAAGCGTCTTCGATCTGGCATTCCGCGATCACGTCGGCGCACGCAGGCTGATCGCCCTGGGACTACTCGCCACTCCCCCGACACTGATGACCGGCTGGGCGGACTGGGCCGAACGCGACACCCGTCAGCGCCGCGTCGGACTGATCCACGCCGGGGCCAACGCCATCGGTGTCGTGGCCATGCTCGCGTCTTACGTTCGCCGCAGGCACGGGACGGACGGACGCGCTGTCGCCACGAGCACCGCGGGACTCCTCGCGATCGGACTCGGCGGCGCGCTCGGCGGGCATCTGACCTACGCAATGGGCGCAGGGGTCGACGGGGTGCGGGAGGGTCCGCGACCGGACTCGCTCGTCACTTCGGTGGGATGA
- a CDS encoding polyphosphate kinase 2 family protein — translation MAENARGFWKTPATEALRSHSGRRIAELDCGSTPGFVGDKSDGVLLFEERGAVLSALQEKLYANGRSGDRRSVLLVLQGMDTAGKGGMVRHVIGHVDPQGVDHASFGVPTPEEKRHHFLWRINRALPRCGQLGVFDRSHYEDVLVVRVHDLVPEEVWSGRYDEINQFEKELVAGGTTLVKVAMFVSLDEQKSRLRERLERPDKYWKYNPSDVDERLLWPAYQDAYQAMLDLTSTDYAPWHVVPCDRKWYSRLAVTELLIDALEKLDLDWPPATFDIDAEKRRLAES, via the coding sequence ATGGCAGAGAACGCACGCGGATTCTGGAAGACGCCCGCCACCGAGGCCCTGCGGTCGCACTCGGGCCGGCGGATCGCCGAACTCGACTGCGGGAGCACCCCCGGATTCGTCGGCGACAAGTCGGACGGCGTCCTGCTGTTCGAGGAACGCGGCGCGGTGCTGTCCGCCCTGCAGGAGAAGCTCTACGCCAACGGACGATCCGGCGACCGGCGGTCGGTGCTCCTCGTGCTCCAGGGCATGGACACCGCGGGCAAGGGCGGGATGGTCCGCCACGTCATCGGGCACGTGGACCCGCAGGGTGTCGATCACGCCTCGTTCGGCGTTCCCACTCCCGAGGAGAAGCGCCACCACTTCCTGTGGCGGATCAACCGGGCCCTGCCAAGGTGCGGGCAACTCGGGGTGTTCGACCGGTCGCATTACGAGGACGTGCTGGTGGTCCGGGTCCACGATCTCGTACCGGAAGAGGTCTGGAGCGGCCGCTACGACGAGATCAACCAATTCGAGAAGGAACTCGTCGCAGGCGGCACGACCCTGGTCAAGGTCGCGATGTTCGTGTCTCTCGACGAGCAGAAGTCACGGTTGCGCGAGCGCTTGGAACGCCCCGACAAGTACTGGAAGTACAACCCGTCGGACGTCGACGAGCGCTTGCTGTGGCCGGCCTACCAGGACGCGTATCAGGCCATGCTGGACCTGACGTCGACCGACTACGCGCCGTGGCACGTGGTTCCGTGTGACCGCAAGTGGTACAGCCGGCTCGCGGTCACCGAGTTGCTGATCGACGCCCTGGAGAAACTCGACCTCGATTGGCCGCCTGCGACTTTCGACATCGACGCGGAGAAGCGGAGGCTCGCGGAATCCTGA
- a CDS encoding DUF4873 domain-containing protein produces the protein MNEHEEEEEGYRGPADVVVGDRPAVTVQVQLAGNFEPISGRYVWHGRVRTLTDALGADADLSAGKELRITAPEGTATARITGVDLWGSHLVDGVTPPPFSRV, from the coding sequence GTGAACGAACACGAGGAAGAAGAAGAGGGCTACCGCGGCCCCGCCGACGTCGTCGTGGGCGACCGTCCCGCCGTGACCGTGCAGGTCCAGCTGGCGGGAAACTTCGAACCCATCAGCGGTCGATACGTCTGGCACGGCCGCGTCCGCACCCTGACGGACGCCCTCGGCGCGGACGCCGACCTGTCCGCAGGCAAGGAACTCCGGATCACCGCCCCGGAAGGCACGGCCACCGCCCGGATCACCGGAGTCGATCTCTGGGGAAGCCATCTCGTCGACGGAGTGACGCCCCCACCCTTCAGCCGGGTGTGA